In Labeo rohita strain BAU-BD-2019 chromosome 16, IGBB_LRoh.1.0, whole genome shotgun sequence, one DNA window encodes the following:
- the uts2r3 gene encoding urotensin-2 receptor, whose product MDVSGSTSLSSSPSPSYTFPFLTNLSLPSSSPSLSPSPSVASTALFCFFLSLLSLLGILGNLYTLGLLIRRRRMSRRRRTASTCCYSCLGTSSPSFSPSSSPTSSSSSSSLHLQVLSLALADLVYLSTAPFIVYDSLASDWAFGELGCRLLLSLDLLTMHASIFTLTAMSMDRYRAVADPLAASSTPSSGLLRVALAWGFAVALSLPMMITLHLEDGENQEGKLCVPAWDEQSSKAYLSVLFCTSILGPGLAIGALYAALGRLYWVSQTQPAWAGGGNAYPPRAPRPKVLLLILGIVLTFWACFLPFWIWQLLPLYRPEVLRVVPVGTQVTINRILTGLTYGNSCVNPFFYTLLTGKRRRTSRKTISAAAPLCHKGSSEQQ is encoded by the coding sequence ATGGACGTCTCTGGCTCGACTTCCCTTTCCTCTTCCCCTTCCCCTTCATACACCTTTCCCTTTCTCACTAACCTCTCCCTTCCCTcatcctctccctctctctccccaTCCCCAAGCGTAGCCTCCACAGCTCTCTTCTGCTTTTTCCTATCCCTCCTGTCTCTGCTGGGCATTCTGGGCAACCTGTACACCCTTGGGCTTCTCATTCGCCGCCGTAGGATGTCAAGAAGACGGCGTACCGCTTCCACCTGCTGTTACTCCTGCCTCGGCACCTCCTCGCCttctttctctccctcctcCTCTCCCACCTCGTcgtcctcctcttcctccctcCACCTGCAGGTTCTGAGTCTGGCTTTGGCAGACCTGGTGTACCTCTCCACTGCCCCTTTCATTGTGTATGACAGCTTGGCATCCGACTGGGCCTTCGGTGAACTAGGCTGTCGGCTTCTACTCAGTCTGGATTTGCTGACTATGCACGCAAGCATCTTCACCCTCACTGCTATGAGTATGGATCGGTATCGAGCTGTGGCTGATCCATTAGCGGCCTCGTCCACTCCTTCCTCTGGACTCCTGAGAGTCGCTTTGGCCTGGGGTTTTGCCGTGGCTCTCAGTTTGCCCATGATGATCACGTTGCACCTGGAAGACGGAGAGAACCAGGAAGGCAAGTTGTGCGTTCCTGCCTGGGACGAACAGAGTTCGAAAGCCTACCTCAGTGTACTCTTCTGCACCAGTATCCTAGGCCCAGGACTGGCCATCGGAGCTTTGTATGCAGCCTTAGGGAGACTCTACTGGGTATCTCAGACGCAGCCAGCTTGGGCTGGAGGGGGCAATGCCTACCCACCCCGTGCACCTCGCCCCAAAGTCCTGCTTCTCATCTTGGGGATTGTGCTGACATTCTGGGCTTGTTTCCTTCCGTTCTGGATCTGGCAGCTTCTACCACTGTACCGGCCTGAGGTTCTGCGCGTGGTGCCGGTGGGCACACAGGTGACCATTAATCGCATCCTCACAGGATTGACTTATGGGAACTCGTGTGTGAATCCGTTCTTCTACACACTGCTGACAGGAAAGCGCAGGCGGACCAGCAGGAAGACAATAAGTGCGGCTGCCCCACTTTGCCACAAGGGCAGCTCTGAACAACAATAA